In one Chloroflexota bacterium genomic region, the following are encoded:
- a CDS encoding cyclic nucleotide-binding domain-containing protein, with product MVTVQRVKEFELFKGLTDSDLDKIAELCHLHTLHEGDRILEEGTRATNLHICCSGKVDIVTWVKKPWNKYVRVHQALPGEVFGWSALVAPYNHSASAICAEDGEEIRIRGTDLLALLHQHPHIGYTIMENLAADIGARLIQMRQSLIAEWQSGPGPTGSSAWGEPQRR from the coding sequence ATGGTTACTGTACAACGTGTGAAGGAGTTTGAACTCTTCAAAGGTCTAACTGACAGTGATTTAGATAAAATAGCGGAGCTTTGTCACCTGCACACCTTACATGAGGGTGATCGTATTTTGGAGGAGGGGACCAGGGCAACGAATCTACATATATGCTGTAGCGGCAAGGTCGATATCGTGACCTGGGTTAAAAAGCCGTGGAACAAGTACGTCAGGGTTCATCAAGCCCTGCCGGGAGAAGTCTTTGGATGGTCTGCCTTGGTAGCGCCATATAATCATTCTGCCAGTGCGATATGTGCTGAGGATGGTGAGGAAATCCGTATTCGGGGTACTGATTTACTAGCTCTGCTTCACCAACATCCTCATATAGGATACACAATCATGGAAAATCTTGCCGCCGATATTGGTGCCAGGCTAATACAAATGAGGCAGAGCTTAATTGCGGAATGGCAGAGCGGCCCTGGGCCTACAGGTTCCAGCGCGTGGGGTGAACCCCAGAGAAGATGA
- a CDS encoding response regulator, with protein MEAKKGKILLVEDEAVVRESVRDWLVDDGYDVECVETGEEALVRIAKEDFGVLVLDLRLPGVDGLQVFEQAKNLKPKTKGIMITAYPSIETRDKARRLGLLEYLPKPFKVEDLEKTIKGALQEVVEKKLPEKEDWLELGAVSFQLCTHNYECSCCGFAQDIHDRYGTIAVVSEDEINELRQLPVTERLCPYREWLGTRSGT; from the coding sequence ATGGAAGCTAAGAAAGGAAAGATACTGCTCGTAGAAGATGAGGCTGTGGTGAGAGAAAGTGTGCGGGACTGGCTGGTGGATGATGGGTATGATGTGGAGTGTGTTGAAACCGGAGAAGAAGCCTTAGTAAGGATCGCGAAAGAGGACTTTGGCGTTCTGGTTCTTGATCTAAGGCTGCCGGGTGTAGATGGTCTGCAAGTATTCGAGCAGGCTAAAAACCTTAAGCCTAAGACTAAAGGGATAATGATTACTGCTTATCCTTCAATCGAAACACGAGATAAGGCACGACGTTTAGGCCTTCTCGAATATTTGCCCAAGCCTTTCAAGGTTGAGGATCTGGAAAAGACAATCAAAGGGGCACTGCAAGAGGTAGTGGAAAAAAAGTTGCCAGAGAAGGAAGACTGGTTGGAACTTGGAGCTGTATCGTTCCAGCTATGCACACACAATTATGAATGTAGCTGCTGTGGATTTGCCCAAGATATACATGATAGATACGGAACCATAGCAGTTGTCAGCGAAGACGAAATCAACGAGCTCAGACAGTTACCTGTTACCGAAAGACTGTGCCCGTATAGAGAATGGTTGGGGACTCGTTCAGGAACGTAG
- a CDS encoding UPF0280 family protein — MYQPRTYRRWIKDDGLVSFDVTVKETDLYIRAASNLEAEAMAAVIKNRTPLEEYITSHPLFLHSLEPCFVGDDAPAIVRDMAQAGQIAGVGPMAAVAGAIAEAVGKDLLAHTPEVIVENGGDIFMKISQPRLIGVYAGESAFTGRIALEISPGEMPLGVCTSSGTVGHSLSFGAADAVVVLSHSTTLADATATAIGNRVRTADDIDVAIEQAQAIAGLVGVVIIKDDRIGMWGDVKLVSL; from the coding sequence ATGTACCAGCCGAGGACCTATCGCCGCTGGATTAAAGACGATGGTTTAGTTTCCTTCGATGTCACTGTTAAGGAGACTGACCTCTATATTCGAGCGGCAAGCAACCTCGAGGCCGAAGCCATGGCAGCAGTCATCAAAAACCGCACGCCGCTTGAAGAGTATATCACAAGCCATCCGCTTTTCCTCCACAGCCTGGAGCCCTGTTTTGTCGGTGATGATGCTCCGGCTATTGTTAGAGATATGGCACAAGCTGGTCAGATAGCCGGCGTTGGGCCAATGGCAGCTGTGGCTGGCGCTATTGCTGAGGCTGTGGGCAAAGACCTTCTTGCCCACACACCAGAGGTAATTGTTGAAAATGGCGGTGATATCTTTATGAAGATTTCACAACCCAGGCTGATTGGTGTTTATGCCGGCGAGTCTGCCTTCACTGGCAGAATTGCTCTGGAGATAAGTCCTGGTGAAATGCCTTTGGGGGTATGCACTTCTTCAGGAACTGTGGGACATTCTCTAAGTTTTGGTGCTGCTGATGCCGTGGTTGTCCTTTCGCATTCCACGACTCTGGCTGATGCTACAGCTACGGCCATTGGTAATAGAGTTAGAACTGCCGACGATATTGATGTGGCGATTGAACAGGCTCAGGCTATTGCTGGGCTGGTTGGCGTAGTCATAATCAAAGACGATAGAATAGGTATGTGGGGTGACGTGAAGCTTGTATCTTTATGA
- a CDS encoding response regulator codes for MRKPPKEVMPSRLTAYREKMMKVKKRKILLVEDETVLREALQEWLVGDGYEVEVAESGEEAVERIKKEEFGVIVFDLRLPGVDGLHAFEEAKDVKPEIKGIIITAYPSKETLEKAKEIGLLDYLPKPFKIEDLEKIISGALDEVEQKKLKDKHVWLELGAVSFRLCTRNYECGHCAFAQDIQDRFGTISVIGENEVAKLKQLPGSQRLCRYTSVHFVKKERSDLVSV; via the coding sequence ATGAGGAAACCTCCGAAAGAGGTAATGCCGTCACGGTTGACAGCTTATAGGGAGAAGATGATGAAAGTCAAAAAAAGGAAGATTCTGCTGGTAGAAGATGAGACAGTGTTGAGGGAGGCGTTGCAGGAGTGGCTAGTGGGTGATGGATATGAGGTTGAAGTTGCTGAATCTGGAGAAGAAGCCGTTGAGAGAATAAAGAAGGAAGAATTCGGTGTTATAGTTTTTGATCTAAGACTACCAGGAGTTGACGGTTTGCACGCATTCGAGGAAGCTAAGGACGTAAAACCCGAGATCAAAGGGATAATCATTACTGCCTATCCTTCCAAGGAGACACTGGAAAAGGCAAAAGAAATAGGGCTTCTCGACTATTTACCTAAACCTTTCAAGATTGAGGACTTGGAAAAGATAATAAGTGGAGCGTTGGACGAAGTTGAACAAAAGAAGCTAAAGGATAAGCATGTCTGGCTAGAACTCGGAGCTGTATCTTTTAGATTATGCACTCGCAACTATGAGTGCGGCCACTGCGCGTTTGCCCAGGACATACAGGATAGATTCGGCACTATATCAGTAATTGGCGAGAATGAAGTTGCAAAGCTTAAGCAATTACCCGGCAGTCAAAGGTTGTGCCGCTATACATCAGTGCATTTTGTGAAGAAGGAAAGATCTGATCTAGTATCTGTGTAG
- a CDS encoding transcriptional repressor, translating into MAQIHVALEVLRSRGYRVTEPRKRVLKVLAEVQSPVSPYDIQEILQRKGEYLNHVTIYRVLDLLCFLHLAHKVLLVGGFVKCTLGEGGGCHRFVVCRQCGALREYADKALCEEENAIAQEFGFQAEQHFSEFSGICSGCMASARS; encoded by the coding sequence ATGGCTCAGATTCATGTTGCGCTCGAGGTCTTGCGGAGCAGAGGCTACAGGGTAACTGAGCCGCGAAAGCGCGTGCTCAAGGTTTTAGCGGAGGTGCAGAGTCCTGTCTCGCCTTACGATATACAAGAAATTCTGCAGCGAAAAGGCGAATATCTTAACCACGTAACCATCTACCGTGTACTTGACCTTCTTTGCTTTCTTCACCTGGCGCACAAGGTGTTGCTGGTGGGGGGATTTGTGAAATGTACGCTTGGAGAAGGGGGTGGGTGCCATCGCTTCGTGGTTTGTCGTCAGTGCGGCGCTCTTCGTGAATATGCAGACAAAGCACTGTGTGAAGAGGAGAATGCAATTGCTCAGGAGTTTGGCTTTCAGGCTGAGCAACACTTCTCCGAGTTTTCCGGTATTTGCTCTGGATGTATGGCTTCGGCGAGGTCTTGA
- a CDS encoding histidine--tRNA ligase, whose product MYKAPRGTADILPDEQGYWRYVEDRAIALCRLYGYQRLDTPAFEDSQLFTRSIGEGTDIVTKEMYTFEDRSGNMLALRPEGTAPVCRAYLEHGMDNLPQPVKLYYLAAIFRYERPQAGRYRQHYQFGFEAIGDADPALDAEVVEMAWQFFKSLGLGGLYLYLNSIGCKVCRLKYLEGLKHYYSARLGGLCSDCKTRFEKNPLRLLDCKKASCYDVAEAAPKSTDYLCRECKAHFEAVIGYLEALKLPFDINHRLVRGLDYYTRTVFEIQPLGEGAQSALGGGGRYDDLIEELGGKPTSAIGFAAGMERIVLNLKRQKVPVPDLQVSPVFIAHLGNEANLEAVKIASILRKDGIAAIVATGDRSLKGQLRQANSLGSNYVAIIGEDEVKSGAVTLRNMVTGEQKTVLPAELIRLLTRAT is encoded by the coding sequence TTGTATAAAGCACCTCGAGGTACTGCGGATATTTTGCCTGACGAGCAGGGCTACTGGAGGTATGTTGAGGACAGGGCAATCGCCCTGTGCCGACTTTATGGATACCAGCGCCTCGATACCCCCGCTTTTGAGGACTCTCAGCTTTTCACCAGAAGCATAGGCGAAGGCACCGATATCGTTACCAAGGAGATGTATACCTTCGAAGACAGGAGTGGCAATATGCTGGCTCTCCGGCCGGAAGGTACGGCACCGGTGTGCCGAGCCTATCTTGAACACGGCATGGACAATTTGCCTCAGCCGGTCAAGCTTTACTACCTGGCTGCCATCTTCAGGTATGAGCGGCCGCAGGCGGGACGCTACAGACAGCACTATCAGTTCGGCTTTGAGGCTATCGGTGATGCCGACCCGGCTCTGGATGCCGAGGTTGTCGAGATGGCATGGCAGTTTTTTAAGTCATTGGGGCTTGGCGGTCTTTACCTGTATCTCAATAGCATCGGCTGTAAGGTATGCCGACTCAAGTACCTGGAGGGCTTGAAGCATTATTATTCTGCCCGTCTGGGCGGCTTGTGTTCAGATTGTAAGACCAGGTTTGAGAAGAATCCATTGCGTTTGCTCGATTGTAAGAAGGCTTCTTGCTACGATGTGGCAGAGGCGGCACCGAAGAGCACCGACTATTTGTGCCGGGAGTGTAAGGCACATTTTGAAGCTGTAATTGGATACCTGGAGGCCTTGAAGCTTCCCTTTGACATAAATCACAGGCTGGTGCGTGGTTTGGATTATTACACGAGGACGGTTTTTGAGATTCAGCCTTTGGGAGAAGGAGCTCAAAGCGCTCTAGGTGGTGGTGGACGATATGATGACCTTATCGAGGAACTAGGTGGTAAACCTACGTCGGCTATCGGCTTTGCTGCTGGTATGGAGCGGATTGTGCTCAATTTGAAGAGGCAGAAAGTCCCTGTGCCGGATTTGCAGGTATCGCCGGTTTTTATTGCTCATCTAGGGAATGAGGCTAATCTGGAAGCAGTGAAGATTGCCTCCATTCTACGTAAAGACGGCATTGCGGCCATAGTAGCTACTGGCGATAGAAGTTTAAAGGGTCAGTTGAGGCAGGCTAACAGCCTTGGCAGTAATTACGTGGCGATTATTGGCGAGGATGAGGTGAAAAGCGGCGCGGTGACTTTGCGGAATATGGTGACCGGCGAGCAAAAGACTGTGTTACCAGCGGAGCTTATTAGATTGCTCACAAGAGCTACATAG
- a CDS encoding DEAD/DEAH box helicase, with amino-acid sequence MYVDAFLHHLLTLPDYKQQIVHVQPIPPHDATFGELDKPLHPALQARLESSCILSLYTHQANAINEARRGKNVMVATASASGKTLCYNLAVLETMLKDPSSRALYLFPTKALAQDQLRGLNELGCPEIISFGGCATFDGDTPPSERAGIKRKAKVVLTNPDMLHLGILPNHKSWSRLFRNLKYVVIDEAHVYRGVFGSHVANILRRLRRLCASYGSNPQFICCSATIANPKEHAERLVGLPFEVINEDGSPHGGKSFVFWNPPLIDEIETGRHSSNSEATFLFTELVRKSIRSLVFTRTRKLTELIYIYTREQLGSSLGRLIKPYRAGYLPEDRRQIERELFDGHLLGVVATTALELGIDIGDLEATVLVGYPGSIASAWQQAGRSGRGVGDSLSFLIAQDNPLDQYYMHHPVLFFQKNFENALINSENINILKPHLLCAAWEQPLADGDSAVFGVAFDRALSELERGGRLRKSSGRWYLSPRISHPAREINIRSTSGKNYTVIDASRGYDLMETVEASVAFFQIHPGAIYLHQGESYLVQKLDLENRAAIVMPTDVPYYTQTKELTDIRILKTEHERDCLGIKVRLGEVDVSNTVVGFKKKMQFTEEVIGEEPLDLPPLRFLTQALWFDLPEAAIERVAEVGLDFAGGLHATEHAAIAMLPLFALCDRNDIGGVSTPFHPDTGKAQVFIYDAYPGGIGIAAKGFEMVKELWSATLQAIEECPCQEGCPSCIQSPKCGNNNEPLDKKAALVLLQGLLGI; translated from the coding sequence ATGTATGTTGATGCCTTTCTTCATCACCTCCTGACTTTACCTGATTATAAGCAACAGATTGTCCACGTCCAGCCTATTCCGCCGCATGATGCCACTTTTGGCGAATTAGATAAGCCTCTCCATCCTGCTTTGCAAGCGCGCCTTGAATCTTCATGTATATTGTCACTTTATACTCATCAGGCGAATGCGATTAATGAAGCTCGCCGTGGCAAGAATGTAATGGTCGCCACAGCCAGTGCCAGCGGCAAGACATTGTGCTATAACCTGGCGGTTTTAGAGACGATGCTAAAAGACCCGAGCAGCCGGGCTTTGTATCTTTTTCCGACGAAGGCTTTGGCTCAAGACCAACTAAGGGGCTTGAATGAACTGGGTTGTCCCGAGATTATTTCTTTTGGGGGCTGTGCTACGTTTGATGGAGATACGCCGCCATCGGAGCGAGCTGGGATAAAAAGGAAAGCTAAGGTTGTGCTCACCAATCCTGATATGCTTCATTTGGGCATCTTGCCTAATCATAAATCTTGGTCGAGGCTGTTTCGCAACTTGAAATACGTAGTGATTGATGAAGCTCATGTCTACCGTGGGGTTTTTGGCTCTCATGTAGCCAATATTTTGCGCCGCCTGCGCCGCCTGTGTGCCTCTTACGGCTCTAATCCCCAGTTTATTTGTTGCTCGGCAACTATTGCCAATCCTAAAGAACATGCGGAAAGGCTCGTCGGGCTGCCTTTCGAGGTAATCAATGAGGATGGTTCGCCTCACGGAGGCAAGTCTTTTGTCTTCTGGAATCCACCGCTTATTGATGAGATAGAGACAGGCCGACACAGCTCCAATAGCGAAGCCACCTTTCTTTTCACTGAACTCGTCCGAAAAAGTATCCGTAGCCTTGTTTTTACCCGAACCCGGAAACTGACCGAACTGATTTATATCTATACTCGGGAGCAGCTGGGCTCTTCTCTGGGTCGGCTAATTAAGCCTTATCGAGCAGGTTATCTTCCCGAAGACAGGCGGCAGATTGAGCGGGAATTATTCGACGGCCATCTTCTTGGTGTTGTAGCAACCACTGCCTTAGAACTGGGAATTGATATCGGTGACCTTGAAGCCACCGTGCTTGTCGGATATCCGGGGAGCATTGCCAGCGCCTGGCAGCAGGCAGGCCGGAGTGGTAGAGGGGTCGGCGACTCTTTGAGCTTTCTTATTGCTCAGGATAATCCACTCGATCAGTATTACATGCACCACCCCGTTTTGTTTTTCCAAAAAAATTTTGAGAATGCGTTGATAAACTCGGAGAACATCAATATTCTGAAGCCACATCTTCTTTGTGCTGCCTGGGAGCAGCCTTTGGCTGATGGGGATAGTGCGGTTTTTGGCGTCGCTTTTGATCGAGCGCTCTCCGAGTTGGAAAGGGGGGGCAGGCTTAGAAAAAGCAGCGGGCGATGGTATCTTTCTCCCAGAATTTCGCATCCGGCCCGGGAGATTAACATCAGGTCTACATCGGGTAAGAATTACACTGTTATCGATGCTTCTCGCGGCTACGATTTAATGGAGACAGTAGAAGCCAGTGTAGCCTTTTTCCAAATACATCCCGGAGCTATTTATCTCCACCAGGGTGAGTCATATTTGGTGCAGAAGCTCGACCTCGAGAATCGCGCGGCTATAGTAATGCCGACCGATGTTCCCTATTACACACAAACAAAAGAATTAACCGACATCAGGATTCTGAAGACTGAGCATGAGAGGGATTGCTTAGGTATAAAAGTCCGTCTTGGGGAAGTGGATGTGAGTAATACTGTAGTTGGTTTTAAGAAGAAGATGCAGTTTACGGAAGAGGTCATTGGTGAGGAGCCTCTTGACTTGCCGCCCCTGCGTTTCCTCACCCAGGCTCTGTGGTTTGACTTGCCGGAGGCAGCCATTGAGAGGGTAGCTGAGGTTGGACTGGATTTTGCCGGCGGCTTGCACGCCACCGAACATGCGGCTATCGCTATGCTGCCTCTATTTGCCTTGTGTGACCGCAATGACATCGGCGGTGTCTCTACTCCTTTTCATCCTGACACGGGGAAGGCACAAGTCTTTATCTATGATGCTTATCCCGGTGGGATCGGTATTGCTGCAAAGGGCTTTGAGATGGTAAAAGAGCTATGGTCAGCCACCTTGCAGGCAATTGAGGAATGCCCCTGCCAGGAAGGCTGTCCTAGCTGCATTCAATCGCCCAAGTGTGGCAATAACAACGAGCCACTGGATAAAAAAGCAGCCTTGGTATTGCTGCAGGGGCTGCTGGGCATTTAA
- a CDS encoding DUF503 domain-containing protein — translation MNAGICRIKLHLSESQSLKDKRRIVKSIISRLRSHYNISIAEVDDQDLWQLATLGITCVSNHNQHVDETLSKVISFIVNNYSELEIVDQQIEILSGP, via the coding sequence ATGAATGCTGGTATCTGCCGGATAAAACTTCATCTTTCGGAGAGTCAATCGCTTAAGGATAAAAGGCGAATAGTGAAATCTATTATCTCTCGGCTTCGGAGCCATTACAATATCTCTATAGCTGAGGTGGATGACCAAGATTTGTGGCAGCTGGCAACTTTGGGTATAACCTGCGTTAGCAACCACAACCAGCATGTTGATGAGACTTTATCGAAGGTGATCAGCTTTATAGTCAATAATTACTCAGAGCTGGAAATCGTAGACCAGCAGATAGAGATTTTATCTGGCCCATAG
- a CDS encoding PKD domain-containing protein has protein sequence MRRFILNTSPMHYPYRLGILLLITALLLSSACNISSPPPTPPPPPNQPPTINSLTAENEALTLSESQIICEANDADSDNLTYQWSADGGIIKGEGSSITWVAPDTAGSYTIAVTITDDKGGTVGESTTIAVIDKPNQPPTITSVTKDGNPPDEENRVRQWTTVTLQCNAQDPDGDNLSYLWRSTGGPISGEGSTVGWTSPGVNGDYTVTVVVTDGRGGKTEASIVFKVLCCGGGRI, from the coding sequence ATGAGAAGATTTATATTAAACACATCACCAATGCACTATCCTTACAGGTTAGGCATCTTGCTGCTGATTACTGCTCTGCTTCTGAGCAGCGCCTGCAACATATCATCTCCACCGCCCACGCCACCGCCCCCACCAAACCAACCACCCACCATTAATTCCCTAACAGCGGAAAATGAGGCCCTCACTTTATCGGAATCCCAGATAATATGTGAAGCCAACGATGCCGATAGCGATAATTTGACGTATCAGTGGTCGGCTGATGGTGGGATCATTAAAGGGGAAGGCAGTAGTATCACCTGGGTCGCTCCCGATACCGCCGGCAGTTACACTATTGCAGTCACGATAACTGACGACAAAGGTGGTACGGTTGGTGAGTCGACGACGATAGCTGTTATAGACAAGCCCAACCAACCGCCAACCATAACCAGTGTGACAAAAGACGGAAATCCGCCGGACGAGGAGAATCGAGTCAGACAATGGACAACAGTGACACTTCAATGCAACGCTCAGGACCCGGATGGTGACAATTTAAGTTACCTGTGGAGAAGCACAGGTGGCCCAATTAGCGGAGAGGGGAGTACGGTTGGCTGGACTTCCCCCGGTGTTAACGGCGACTATACAGTCACCGTCGTGGTAACCGATGGTAGAGGTGGTAAGACTGAGGCGTCTATTGTCTTTAAAGTGCTTTGCTGCGGCGGCGGTCGAATCTAA
- a CDS encoding zinc-binding protein, with protein sequence MALADKTLTCKDCGSSFTFTVGEQEFYKSRGLQNEPGRCPECRAAKRQSRYRGYGQPREMHKAVCAKCGTECEVPFEPRDDRPIYCSTCYAEVKESR encoded by the coding sequence ATGGCTCTAGCGGACAAGACTTTGACTTGTAAAGACTGCGGTAGTAGCTTCACTTTTACCGTAGGCGAGCAAGAGTTTTACAAGTCACGAGGGCTACAGAATGAGCCTGGTCGGTGCCCAGAGTGCCGAGCAGCTAAACGGCAGAGTCGCTACCGGGGCTATGGTCAACCTAGAGAGATGCACAAAGCAGTATGTGCCAAATGTGGTACTGAATGCGAGGTGCCTTTCGAACCCAGAGATGACCGGCCTATTTATTGTAGCACCTGTTACGCGGAAGTGAAAGAGAGTCGCTAA
- a CDS encoding thiazole biosynthesis protein: MDEVIISKAIAESYLEDLLDSMEVDVAIAGAGPSGMVAGYYLAKSNVKVAIFERKLSVGGGMWGGGMMFNRIVVQSEAKEILDELGISAKQYQKGYYVADAVEAVSTLCSRCIKAGVKIFNLLSVEDVMIRQDDRITGLVLNWSAVSLANLHVDPLAVRAKLAIDATGHDAEVCRIVARKTRAGVEVRGEKSMWAEVGEKEIVKNTRQVCPGLLVTGMAANAVFGGSRMGAIFGGMLLSGRKAAELAMDLLKKTKR; encoded by the coding sequence ATGGATGAAGTAATTATATCTAAGGCGATAGCTGAGAGTTATCTGGAAGATTTGCTCGATTCGATGGAGGTGGATGTAGCTATAGCCGGAGCCGGGCCGTCAGGCATGGTTGCTGGCTATTACCTGGCGAAGAGCAATGTGAAAGTAGCTATATTTGAGAGAAAGCTAAGCGTTGGTGGTGGCATGTGGGGTGGTGGCATGATGTTTAATCGTATTGTGGTTCAAAGTGAGGCAAAAGAGATTCTGGACGAGCTAGGCATCTCGGCCAAGCAGTATCAAAAGGGTTATTACGTTGCTGATGCCGTTGAGGCGGTGTCAACCCTGTGCTCCCGGTGCATAAAGGCCGGGGTCAAGATATTCAATCTGCTGAGCGTTGAGGATGTTATGATTCGCCAGGATGACAGAATAACTGGCCTGGTGCTAAACTGGAGTGCTGTGTCTCTGGCGAACCTGCATGTTGACCCGCTGGCTGTAAGAGCCAAGCTGGCAATAGATGCCACGGGTCATGATGCTGAGGTTTGCCGCATAGTGGCCAGAAAAACAAGAGCTGGGGTGGAAGTTCGTGGTGAGAAGTCGATGTGGGCTGAAGTTGGCGAAAAGGAAATAGTGAAAAACACCAGACAGGTTTGTCCCGGCCTTCTGGTTACTGGTATGGCAGCCAACGCCGTCTTTGGTGGTTCCCGGATGGGAGCCATCTTTGGTGGTATGCTTCTTTCGGGCAGAAAGGCTGCGGAGCTGGCTATGGATTTGCTTAAGAAAACTAAGCGCTAG
- a CDS encoding 4Fe-4S dicluster domain-containing protein has translation MATVSKRLVLHFPKRLTNEPIVYKLVKDFDLEFNILKASVTPGEEGLLVMELAGEQRSYDKGVKYLTETGVKIQSLSQDVVWNESRCTHCGACITLCPTGAFSVEPKTRKVTFDNNKCVVCELCVKACPPRAMELYF, from the coding sequence ATGGCTACTGTTTCGAAGAGATTGGTTTTGCACTTTCCGAAGCGTTTGACAAATGAGCCCATAGTCTACAAATTGGTGAAAGACTTTGACCTGGAGTTTAATATTCTCAAGGCTTCAGTTACCCCTGGGGAGGAGGGGCTTTTGGTCATGGAGTTAGCCGGAGAGCAGAGGAGCTATGACAAGGGGGTGAAGTATCTGACTGAGACCGGGGTAAAGATTCAATCGCTGAGCCAGGATGTGGTTTGGAATGAATCGAGATGTACCCATTGTGGCGCCTGCATTACTTTGTGTCCTACCGGAGCCTTTTCTGTTGAGCCGAAGACTCGGAAGGTGACTTTCGACAATAACAAGTGCGTTGTCTGCGAGCTATGTGTCAAAGCCTGTCCGCCTCGAGCCATGGAGCTGTATTTCTGA